tcgaaattggccgagatgtaatgcccacaaacattgtcagcaagtttggtgaagatccgacgaaaactgaattatagagcagacatgttttggatgctgaccgcccgtccgttgccattcataatcttctccattttgtttcttaaccgttaaataaaaactgctgaggtagctattcagacagtcaggactgataccaatttctagctttcgtccggaacggcttttcaaatattccaacatctgatgatcctttttactgtatttttaagtttttgattattaacgaacgttttaatatataaatcagatagcattgttatcccttgaatcgtttttgtgtgttgtaaacaaaaaaaatcaaattaaatccagatttcaagacgcataatcaaactctgtacatagagcgcctacttcatccgatttacattcggaacattttcacgcgtttcgggctttatcgtatgtttaacatgggactgttgaaccgtccaaatacagtaaaaacaggattttttttgtacgcgcgtgcgtccaaaaacagaaaatacaggatttttgtacgcacgtgcatccaaataccgtaatatattgtacggtcacgtgttacaaatgaacgttcgcgactggatagataaaataggtatagaataatttTCGTTTCTGtattattatttacaattgttaaatttaagtccaaaaatgacgcttctaaatctgaagtattagccttgttaagctgtaactcttctgggtaaatgtgtttcactatttctgaaaaatataagttgtccatatttaaaatatcatcaagatacctcgaggtcccattaaaagcttcaataatttcaaattgtgtatCAGTGGacaaactaagcatgaaatctcgttcataacagtttaagaataaatcagcaatgagtggggcgcagttagttcccatcgggataccaagttttattgccaaatttgataaatatgttatctaataCAAAACCTTAAAGCTTCACAGACCTGATCACAACTCTATAGGGTGTATCTCATAAATTTACTGTTAGAAGAAAATGCTCTTGTTTCATTGCATaccagataattaacgttttctcttgcaaatgttttctcagttAAAGCTACCAGTTGTTCTTTAATAAGATTAtatggtaaattagtataaagattAGAAATGACATACTTATAGTCGAACATGTGAAGTGTTTTTATTAGCTTTTTGTTAACGTCTtcagagttcttgatggaccaaaataTATTAACCCCCGAGTTCTCatataccttggagcaatacttctgtacgtggtctttcattgtagtaagacaagatgtcaaaagtatagaaatattttttgtagtgcataaggttgaatttgcaatgaatcgagctttatatggagttttgtgtaGTTTAGGGATCCAgtaaagagtagggagcttcatctGATTGTGgtcaagtgcgacattaaaattaaTACATTGATCTACatgactttttacaatattactcTCATCTTGTAGCGATAACTGATTAGTTTTcgtatgtttcagttcattttgtaatatttctgtgtagtaaatgcgtcatcggtcattttgaaaagttttcttGCATTCAGATCGGAACAGGAGTGGTATAAAAACAGCGGGAAATGAATAATGACAATAAAACTGTTGCAGCTTAAATGTGTATGTTTGATAACCTGTGCTGTGGGCCTATGTGAACGATATTCTCACCGACGCTCAGTTTGGTTTTAAATCTAATTACAGCACGGTAGATGCTATTTTTCTCCTTCAAGCTTttatagaaagacaattaaaacagaaaaagaagtTGTATTGTTGCTTTGTGGATcttatgaaatgttttgattctatttatagaaatgcactatgggtaaaattattaaaacatggTGTAAATGGACGCTTATTTTGtattgtagggttaacgcacgtttttttgtgtaacaacatctgcagaatcccaagggattggttggtgcacgagcccgtagggcgagtgcaccaacatagcccgagggattctgcagatgttgtttcacgaaacaaacgtgcgttatcgctattcttgcataaaacacaacttaagtgctggaaatatcgaaaaaacaagactatccagctgacattagccgatcgaagtcggccgtttcaggttgttatggacacatgttttatttatgcatttccagggcatacagaaacagtgcgtattttatacatgtcgaacggacattcttgttgtggtaatttctttaatattaaatatatgtaaagtaagcatgacttcccctttttccgatatatcggtaggaactttagctttataggctcggaattatgagaaaagggcataaccctacacggcatcctgtctttacacaatttgcaggtgaggtgccgacagaacacaattctgcttggtttaaattaatagtctgccccttacgctttttaaatgtaaatattatcgtttaatagaaactggtatcaatacctatattcttcatgtcgttaagaatgaaatctctaggcctataactagaaaattttgctttgcaccccaccccatcgcgatcaaagtttgataaacacaaaaatttgaatttttccaacatcgatataatcaacttagattggatttataaactcaaacatggttggtgagatctacaaataaattgaaaaatatataataaataccttctgttcatcaaatgttcattaactgtggaaaaatccttcaaactttacgcttcgtcatgtttatgctttacattacacaccatcacagtatcagtagactgcatagatgtgtaaagtagacacaaacattttttaaaagttttagtgtcagatttaaagttagcatgtcaactttctcgactcaaattaatttggaaaacgaaattgtatttttgtaaattgttgtttgcctatcattttcagggattaaatcgcagaatgtaaacttactttgagtctaatacgcgtaataatacaatagggcctaataaggaacgtcaattcagtcgcgtatcaagagaggtagcgcttattacaagttaaagtaaagttaggttgaaaaatgatatttttaataaatatgcagatgaaaagatttcataaatctcggacctttcgacttcggccaaaattgattcgggatccataatttgcttacgttggacccacaacagcatattcaaaacgttcaccaacagcgcgtgctcacgagaatctccttgtttgtacacgttttttccctgtttgtgcatgcccaaaatcggcaaaaaacaaaggttttatgcaagaatataagaTCTTTGTATGACGATGTTAAGTTATGTGTACGCCATATGGGATCCTTGTCAGATTTTTTTCAACTGTGATGTTGGATTATTACAAGGGGAGATAATTTCTCCGATACTATTTTCATTGTTTGTAAATGATATAGAGATGTTTTTACAAAGCGACAATAATTCTTGTTTAACATTAGATCAACTAACGATATATCTATTGCTTTTTGCTTATGATGCCGTAATTTTCTCAGAGACGGCGTCAGGACTACAAAATTCATTAAACAATTTAAACGATTATTGCAATAAATGGAAGTTAAaggtaaatgttaataaaacaaagGTCCTAGTCTTTAAAAAAGGTGGAAGGATAAATGAAAACGAACACATTTACTATGATGGCGAAGAATTAGAATTCGTTTCAAGTTTCAATTACTTTGGTATAGTGTTATCCAATGGCGGATCTTTTATGACCGCAACAAAAACGTTAGCAGGTAAAGCTCTTAAAGCTATGGGATAATTGTTCTCTATTACAAAAGATTTAGAAGTTCCTGTAAAGATcatgttaaatttatttgattcataTGTAGCATCTATATTAAATTATTCTTGTGAAGTATGGGGTTTTGATAGAGCTGAAAACATCGAACGAATAcatagaaaatttatgaaatggatactaaatgttaaaatgtctacATCAAATTCTGCGTTGTATGGGGAATTGGGAAGATACATAGTAAGACATGTTAGAATTGTCAaatgttttttaaagttatatgctGAAAAGAATAATAACTGTATTTTATCAAGCACTTTAAACGTCTTAAGAAATGATgctgaaaataataatgttgtAAATTGGGCTTCAAAAGTAAGGGATTTATTACAAAGCACAGGCTTTCATGAAGTATGGATATTTCCGTCTTCCATAGATATTAATATGTTTGTACCCGTCTTGCGCACTAGACTTAtagatatgtatataaataactgGAGACAAGATATTTGTTCAAgatcttctttgtttttatataaataattaaaacaggATTTCGAAATGTCAGAATATATTAGTAAAATGAATTGTcatagtttaataaatattttagctaaattacgTTTATCTTCACATCAGCTTACTATTGAAACTGGTAGACACAGAAATATAgatagaaacaataaaaaatgcaCACTTTGTCAAAGTAACGACCTTGAAGATGAATGTTATGATCTGCGTTCTTGTTGGACGAAAACTGCTTTATTATGGATATTATTGCAGTAAATACAAACAGCATTTTGTTAATGATAggtagcagaaccatgttttaacatatcggaATAGTACGATGAGATTACACGATGAGGGTGTAGACCACATCGTATAACCGAGTTGTATTgttgaaatatgttaaaacatgcttctgctatatattatttcgattctaatgtttcttttatataaacaagtaGATGAAATAAGGAAACACTATTTCATGGCGCTAAATATAGTAGGCTGACTTGACGCCAACGCGTAGTGTTAATATACGCGAGTGCGTCGACGTCTAATGAGTTCTTTTTAGTGCCTAATAACCCGCATAGTGCGTATGAATTAAGTGTAACACCATTCTGTTACATCATTTCGATTCTGTAAAATGGTAGATCAAATGTAGGAGCATTCTTTCTCGGCGCCTGTGTGGAGAACTTGACGTCTGATATTCGCGTTTTAACGAAAATCTGGAtggatttttcatattagaatttcTTACAAAAGGCATTATAATCATCATTGATAGATAAGTAGAGGGAAGTTGCTTCAAGTTTAGTGTATGACAGTATATGGGCTATTAGTACAGGTGGACAATCCGTCGTCCTTCGTCCGTTGTCAACTTACACATATTCTCCTCTGAAATTacaacaaacttggtctgtaacatctcTCAGGTGTGTttaaatgggggcatttggccccgtTTTGGGGCCTCTAGAGCTGAAGTGTAGAAAAATGAACCACAGGATGGATCTtaatcaaacctggtctgtagcattacTGTAAGCTCCTCACTCAAGTTTGTACAAAATGGGGCacttaaccccttttaggggccgcttgTGCTAttaatagaaatatgtttaaatgacttcttcttatgaacgaCTTGATGTAATCTAATTAAAGCCGATCTAAAAGCACAACGTTTAGTGTAGTTAGTGACTTTTGAACATGGAGAGTGGTAGTCAAatgtattaaattatatttttgagtGAATTGAAATACTTGTTTGtttattatgatatttataaCACATTTCTTTAATTCTATGCATCATGTCAATGAAGTACTTTTAGTAATTTACATGATATTTGACAGATACAGAAGCACCAGCTACAGTAtaagcagttgtagtagtagcagTGAGCAGAAACAGAATGAAAAAGCAGCGGTAGCAGTAGAAGTAACATTAGAAAGCAGTAGCAGCAAAACTCTCACTGCTACTGCAGGCATTGTGTCTGCTACTGTTCACTGGTACCTTTCTACTGCTGCTGCTAGAagtgcttctgctgctactgcttacTGCTACTTCTGGTACTGCTTCTGCTGTTACTGTttgtactgctactgctgctacagcTACAGCTCACTtctacttctgctactgctactgctggtactgctTATGCTACTGCTATTGCTAAATGATACTATAATTACCACTTCTAATGCTTATGTTTGTGATGTACTGCATCAGCTTCTACTTCTACTCctcactgctactgcttctgcgcTCATTGCTACTGCTGTTAGTGCTACTGTTACTGTTagtactgctgctactgtttctACCGATATTTCTTgttctgcttctgctgctactggaATTGTTACTGCTCACTGCTACCGCTACTTCCAGTTATTGCTACTGCTACTTCCAGTTATTGCTACTGCTACTTCCGTTTACTGCTTATGCTGTTGCTGGTATTGCTACTGCTAGTGCTTCTACTGCTCATTGCTACTGCTGATAATTACTGCTCACGTATGATGCTGGTACTGCTTCTGCTCACTGTTTCTGCTGATACTGCTTTTATTGGTACTTCTACTGCTGATACTGCTACTACTCACTGCTACCTCTACTGCTAGTACTTCCTCTGCTGCTAATGCTTCTGATTGTACTGCTACTGTTGTTTCTTCTACTGCTAATATTGCttttgctgctgctactgctggtaTTGCTTTTGCTACTGCTGGTATTGCTTTTGCTGCAACTGCTGCTAatgcttctgctactactgctggtATTGACACTGCCCAATGCTACTGCTGCTGTTGTTTCTGCTAGTACTTTTACTACTATTGTtggtactgctactgctggtattgttactgttggtactgctactgctggtactgctACTGCTTACTGCTGCTTCTCGTACCACCACTGCTGTTTCTGCTACTGTTTGCATTGAGTCTGCTCCTACTGCTACTGTTGGTACTTTTTCTGCTGCAATTGAATCTGCTCACTTAAACTGCTCATTGCTACTGCTGGTGCTgattctgctgctactgctggcATTAAGTATGTTGCTACTGCTGATGCTggtactgctgctgctacttctaATGACATTGTTTTTCGTTGCTACTTTACTGCTGGTACTGCTTCTGCCATAACTACTACTGCTTGTatttctgctgctactgctactgctggtacttCTGCTGTTACTGCATCTGCTCAATTCTGCAttgctcactgctactgctggtatTTAGTCTGCTGCTATTGCTGCTACTGGCACTGCTCTGTCTGCTGCTATTGGCTTTGCTTCTGTAACTGCTGCTATTACTACTATTGCCACCACTCCTTGCCACAGCTGCTACTGCTTTAGCTGGTATATCTACTTTATCTTTTGCTATTgctggtactgctactgctgaCACTGTTACTGCTTGTACTGCTACTGCTTGTACTGCCACTGCCAGAACTGCTTATGCTGCTACTGATTCAACTACTATTGATGATTCTGTTTCTGCGGCTTCTACTAATATACTGCTACTGCTTATTGCTAGAGCTCACTGCTGAAACTGCTACTGCTGGTATTGCTTCTGCCACTACTGCGGCTATTCCTGCTACTGCTGATTTTGGTACTGTCCCAGCTGAAAAAATGCCACGTTTTTCTGTGGAAAACTATGGAAATAAACACTGCGGCTTTTCTGCAGAGTATTCGGACTCCCTTTTCCGTAGATTTAGCGGAAAATGATAAAGTTGAGACTGCGGAAAAATGTTTCTTCCGTAAGAAAATAACTTCATAAATCCGCAGATATAAACATGCAAAAACATTTAGTAGCAATAGTTTGCGGAAACCTGCggacataaaaatttttttttttggaaacctGCGGACATTTGTGCGGAAATTTTTGAATCAGAAACTCGGGTACGTAATAAGTGTGTATTTTCAGAAGCcttgagtttgtttgtttttgaagaacaCATAccttatttttgttgaaattttcccCATCAAACCATACTTCCATTTTCTAATAACAATGCATATTCTGGGCCTTATATGAATGAATGAACTCAATGATAAAAGTCGACAGAACTCTGCAActgtaaaacaataaattttattttgcactTGTTAATCACAATTCACAATTTAATTGATTTCCAAATGTTAATTTTTACTTAGTTTTCACTTGGCCCCATCCTCGAAGGTTTCAACATGTTCAACAAGTCCCTGAGACGAaaccaaacaaatgattcttCAGTACCAAATTTCTCTTGGGTGATTTCTGAAATTAAATCACAATGGattatttaaaaggaaatgagaCATTAAAGTGAGAGAATTAAACAAGAGATCCGCCAAGCGGGACAATGTACAcctgaagggttacatcagaggatgggagcaaaattaaaagatctatttatagtaacataaaaggggaGTAATCTTAAAATTTCTGTTGTATGTGAACAAAAAagtgatctgccaaataaaaaagaggaCTGCAATTAATGCAGCGCAATATACCCAAagcaatgacctttgacccaagtGTAACATTGActttgaagcgagtcatccacaACAATTTGCCctttgcacgtcgtcttggtgtggtgaacatttgttttaaGTTTCTTGGAAATCCTTCGAGTAGTTTAAGTGTTTGAGAGCAGAAACAAGGCAAACTGAAAAAACCTTTGACCCCTATGAGTGACCTTGgtgtgagacatccaaaacatgcgctctgcacgtcgtcagcatgtggtgaacatttgtatcaagtttttttgaaaatcattcaaggggttcaagagttacagagcggacatgaaattgcaaATGGACGGACACCGTCATAATACTTCCCTTCAGATTATAAAAACTTTACACAAAATCTAGTCCTAAATATAGCAAACCTATTTTTAACATGAGGCTTGAACTCAGTATAGTTGTATTTTCTTATCCATTGGGTCACCATTCAGTATCTGTGTACTAGAATTCTGATAAAGCCAAAGCTAGGTGATAAGAAGTGTTTCACTTTTCGTAACATCTAGTGAACTCTCTaattctattattttgtttgtttgttttgggttttatgccgtttttttaaacagtatttcagtggtGTAATGGCAGGCAGTCAGCCTAACTAGGATTCCTGGGATCTATTACAGGACAAACCTTTTTCGGATGAGTATAACTGCCAGATTTCCCACATAAATTCATAGACTGTCTAGCCCCATCTCGAACGTCACACCAAGGCACCAAAAGTTAAAACGTTCTGCCGATAACTTCCGAAGTTACAGACGTACGAGTCCCCTAAGACGAGATACCTATCTTTCTTAGACTTATTGAAGCCAGCAGCACCTTGTTGTCCTACAAAACCTAGGACGTACCTTCACTAGAACTAATTACGTCAAACAAAGCCCCAAGTTAAACAAAAAGCACAAAATTTAACAAACAAGACGGCCATGAAGGCCAGATCTCTACCTGCTGGACTGAGTTATTATAGTAgaggtcacccaaggaacatttctgaaaaatcatttcaaaatcggGAAAgatgattttcaaacttttcgATATTTATAGCCACACAAGGAAAGTCCGTCCTGTCAGTCCTGTTTTAGACAAATCGCGATAACTTAAGAAAATTTGATTGCGGGACACCCCTGAAGCATTGCTATTGCAAAATCAGACTATTGGCTtcggagaagaagattttcaaagtttcattgaaatgtaGCCCCGGGCAAACTCAAGAAAAATTAGTGACCTCGTTTTCTACGTAGATTATCAAGTTTTAAAGTAGGCCTAGATTTCCTAGACACAAACAATTTGATCACGTTTTGATGaatatcaagtagaaaatgtggcctctagagagttaaaaAGGGTTTACTATAATTAGTCTAATGTACTGGCTATTTGTCTCAGCTAACTcagttccaaacttgacctagatgtcatagaaaatatttttgaaaactgatTAGCAAATGAGTTAACAAGGTATTTCTATAATTTTAATAAGTAACCTGGATTTGGATCTGAAATAATTCAGCTTCAAAGTTTACCCAAATTTTATAGCTTACGTTTATTGAACATGAGGTAAAATGTGGCCATGTTTCTATTAATTGTCATTTTGACCTATTTTGACCACGGATGACGAAGTAAAAAACTCATCTGAGACTTTCCTGAGTGAAACATCCTGAACAAGTTCATTTAGACGGGATCAAAACTGTGCCATACAATTGTTCTATAGTGTTAAAAGTTAAACTGCTGACGACGACGCATGACAGACACcgggcgatcacaatagctcatctttcTCACTTTGTGCCCAGGTGAGCTGAAAATCCAGGTTTTCCTGTTAGAAATGAGCATGCAATATGCAAGTTGCACATTCTTACTAGGCACTATTCTAGCCCCCTCCCCCTATATCCCGGGAGCGACTTTCCACTGGAGAGACGTCTATATGCTACTCTTTACATAGCTTTTATTGATTAACTTTGATTTTTGCAGACTCATGAACACTGAACAAAAATCCCTGCAGGAAGGAAGCAACAGTCAGTGCTAAAAGAGATTAGCAAGTTGGCATAACATTACAACCTGGTATGAGAAAGGAAACGGTCAATTCCGCAGCGGTATGTTTCCGTTCCGTAATAAGCAGGGAGGACAACTGAAGCTGTTTTAGCATGAAACATAAAAAAAGTGAGGCACTGCAGTAACAGAACAGTTTGCCCTTTAAGGCAATCAagatctgataaaaaaaaacaagttaactGATATCAGAGTTGCAGCCGAGGAATGCTACGCTGGGAACTGCAGTTTCTATTTTGCCGAGCCTCTTGTCTGTTTTGTGAAGGTATTGGATACTGGTGGTACGACGTTTGAAGTCCACCAAGACTGAAATACCTTCAAATGAATTATAATGATAGGCCTATAGAGGAAGTTGTTTTTCAGATGAGCATTGGCTGATACAAGTCCAAGAGTGAGACTACATGAAAGGTATCCTCTAAGACAGTACGCTCAAAAAACCTCAGAATAAATCCCAGTTAGCCATACACTACTGCACAAGAAGTCTATTGCAAAGAAGCACTACGGATGATTGCTCGAGCCCCGCATTCTGATATAAAATTCAGTTTGAagaaaaatagtaaataaaaccCCGATAAAGCCCAAAAAAAGaattaagtctaataaaataaattcatatccactttttaagctgaaatttaaataaaatgttttgttttctataCCACACTACATTTCAACAATGTAATTTTATCGAATTGATTTTactcttacattattttatgaaacgtatttcaagtttttttgtgtaatatttattctttcatttttatcGTTTACTGACACCAGTCgcttgaattgtccgttgaatgaacgAACGCCTGTCTTGTCCAGAATATTTTAGCCGACATTTTGTTAAAAGGTTTACCGATAAGTACGTAGAAGAATGTAAAGTAGTGTACTTCTTTAATTAATGACCGATAAATCATGATAAGAGTGGCAATTTCCCCGCCTCTTTACAGATGAAATAGAAAATGATATGGTCCTCGAAACGGCACGAACCTTCAAAATGCACAAAACACATTTATCGACAATAGCGTGTTGTTTCCTAGGCGTGCATTCCACCATAtctatcttctttttattttattattttattatgtcacAATTTAGAAATTACGAGATGAGGTCGTCATAAGAATAATTAACCCATGATAATTGCATATCGTGTTtttaacttctactttcactttcacaaTCTTGAAAGCAAGGTTCTGATTTGCTAGCAGAAAGGTCGTCTGAAGGTGACCCTTTATCGGCTGTCTCCAGTCCTATGCGTAGCGTTAATAGGAGATGGCTTTAATTAGATTACATCAAGtcgttcataagaagaagtcatttaaacatatttctattaaTAGCAcaagcggcccctaaaaggggttaagtGCCCCATTTTGTACAAACTTGAGTGAGGAGCTTACAgtaatgctacagaccaggtttgattaAGATCCATCCTGTGGTTCATTTTTCTACACTTCAGCTCTAGAGGCCCCAAAacggggccaagtgcccccatttaaacacACCTGAgagatgttacagaccaagtttgttgtAATTTCAGAG
The sequence above is a segment of the Mercenaria mercenaria strain notata chromosome 3, MADL_Memer_1, whole genome shotgun sequence genome. Coding sequences within it:
- the LOC128555861 gene encoding uncharacterized protein LOC128555861, with the protein product MSLEVAAAVPASAVATYLMPAVAAESAPAVAMSSLMSIPAVVAEALAAVAAKAIPAVAKAIPAVAAAKAILAVEETTVAVQSEALAAEEVLAVEVAVSSSSISSRSTNKSSISRNSEQKQYQHHT